The Synergistaceae bacterium genomic interval CGGTCCTTCTGTACAACCGAGGGCGACGTCTCCGCCTGCGCGGAGAGGGCGTTCTAATGGCGACCGCGAGCAGGAGGGCTCTCGGCGAGTGGCAGCTCTCGAAGCTCGAGAGGTTTTCAAATGTCGAGGTGCGCACCGGCGCCTGCGTGACAAGCGTAGGGAAGGATCACGTCGTGGCAGGAGAGGAGAGAATAGGCTTCAGATACCTGGTCGGGGCCGACGGCTCCTCATCGATCGTTAGAAGATCCCTTGGCATTCGTCCGCGCCGCGTGGCCGTCGGGATTCAGTACACTCTCCCCGGCGTTGTGCTGCGCCCCGATGTCGAACTGCACTGTAATTCCAGCCTCTTTAACGCCAGGTTCGCTTGGATCTTCCCTCACGGCGACAGCACGGTCGTTGGGTGCGGGAGCGACTTCAGGGTCTGTCCGGTCGGGCGGATGCGCGAGAACCTCGACAGGTGGCTGCGGGAGCAAGGGATCGACGCAAGCGGATCGCCTCTCGAGGCGGCGCCGATGAACCAAGACTACCAGGGACACAGGTTCGGCAATATTTTCCTGGTCGGCGACGCGGGCGGATTCATCTTCGGGCTCTCAGGCGAGGGGATTTACCCGGCGCTTGTCTCGGGTCGCGAGGCGGCGTGCTGCATTCTCGACCCGCTGCATAGGGACGTTGAAATATCGAAGCTGCTAGCGATCAAGGAAAGACAGGAGAATAAGCTCCAACGCCTGATGGATAGCGGCAGGCTGATGGGACTCTTTATATCCCTCTCCCTGGCGGCTCTTCGGATCTCATCCTTTCGCAACAGGGCTCTTGACGCATTGGTCGGAGAGACAAGAGCGGGGGCGGCTCCTCGGGATGACATTAGCAGTCATCCCGAACGACCAGCGGGAGGAGGGATCCCGCATTGAACCGCCTTCAAATCCAACCCTTCCCTGCTTAGCTCCAGTCAGTTTTTTGACCTGGGTCAAGGAAATCCCCCTCGATCGTAGATATGATAGCCATATAAACGACCGGAAGGCGGGATGACAGTGGCGAACCAGGCATTCACAGAGGCGGCTGCAAAACACATGGAGACGTTGAAGATGTACGTGCCCATAGTGGCCCGGGTGCACGGCAAGGAGCACCCGGAGTTTCACGAGGTCAAGACTATCTTCGATTCGATGGAGAAGAAGCTGGCGGGGGAGGCTCCCGACCTGGCCGGGGAGTTCGAGGCCCTGCGCAGGATCACCGATGACTACGCCGTTCCGGGCGACGTCTGCGAGAGCTACGAGGCGGTCTACAACATGCTCTCCGAGATGGACCGGGCCTACAGCGCCTGAGCGCGCCGTGGCCTGAACGGTTGACACTGTGCAGAGATACATTCTTGCCCGCAAGAACCAGATAGCGTTGATCTGCGGAGTGCTGATCGCGGTTTCTTTCGCGGCGCACCTGGGCTTCCTCGACGAGTGGATCGCCCTGTGGGGCCTGGTGTCGGCCTCCGTGCTGGGGGTCGCGCCGATCGCCATCCAGGCCTTCCAGTCGCTGAGGTTCCGGGTGGTCAGCATCGACGTGCTCGTCACGGTCGCAGTCTCCGGGGCGTTCTTCATCAGGAACTTCGAGGAGTCGGCCATTGTGACCTTCCTCTTCCTGTTCGGCGCCTACCTTGAGCAGCGCACCCTCAACAAGACCCGCGCGGCCATCAAGGAGCTGACCGAGATGGCCCCGGAGAGCGCGCTGAAGCTGTTGGAGAGCGGCGAGTACGAGGAGGTAGACGTCGACGAGGTCGACATAGGGGACGTGCTGCTCGTAAAGACGGGAGACAAGATCCCTGTGGACGGCACGGTCCTGTCCGGCGAGGGCAGCATCAACGAAGCCAGCATCACCGGCGAGTCCCTTCCGGTCGAGAAGGAGAAGGGCTCCGGCGTCTTCGCGGGCACCATACTCGACAACGGCACCCTCCAGATAGTCGCGGACAGAGTGGGGGAGGACACCACCTTCGGCAGGATAATCGAGCTGGTGGAGGAGGCCCAGGACTCAAAGTCCGAGGCGGAGCGCTTCATAGACCGGTTCGCCAAGTACTACACCCCGGCGGTCCTCGCGCTGGCCATAATAGTCTGGCTGGTCTCGCGAAACATCGAGTTGGCGATCACGATACTCGTACTCGGCTGCCCCGGAGCTCTTGTGATAGGGGTTCCCGTGTCCAACGTGGCGGGCATAGGCAACGGCGCGCGCCACGGAGTGCTGCTCAAGGGCAGCGAGGTGATCTCGGACTTCAGCCGGCTGGACACGATGATCTTCGACAAGACCGGCACCCTCACGATGGGCAACCCGTCCGTCGCCGAGAGGCTGCACTACGGAGAGGACGTAGAGAGGGCCTTGGGCTGCCTGGCCAGCGTCGAGCGCGAGTCCGGCCATCCGCTGGCGAAGGCCGTGCTAGCAGAAATAGGCGAGACGACCTTCTTCCCGGTCGAGAACACCGAGGTGATCAAGGGCGGCGGGATCACCGCCAACGTTGACGGAAGCAGGGTGGCCGTCGGCAACGTCGCCCTGATGGAGCGGGAGGGAGTCCATATCGGTGCAGAGGCCGCGGCGGACATAGCCCGCATCGAGGCGAACGGCAGCTCGCTGGTGCTGGCCTCGGTGGACGGGGAGCTGAAGGTCCTGATGGGCGTCAAGGACAGGATACGGCCCGGGGTGAAGGAGCACCTGCAGAAGCTGAAGAGGCTCGGGGTGAAGAACCTAGTTATGCTCTCCGGCGACAACCAGGGCACGGTGGATTCGGTGAGCCGGGAGCTTGGCCTGACCGAGGCGCACGGGAACATGCTGCCCGAGGACAAGGCCGCCTACGTGAAGCGGCTGATCGAGGAGGGCCGGATCGTGGCGTTCGTCGGCGACGGGGTCAACGACAGTCCCTCGCTTGCCCTCGCCCAGATAGGCATAGCGATGGGCGGCGGCACGGATGTCGCTATAGAGACCTCCGACGTTGTCCTGATGAACTCCGACTTCGGACGATTGCCCCATGCCCTCGGGCTGACCAAGGCCACGGCGAGGAACATGAGGCAGAACATCTACATAGCAGTGGGCGTGGTCCTCTTCCTGCTGGCCGCTCTGATCTACAGCGAGTGGATGAACATGTCCATAGGAATGCTGGTTCACGAGGGCAGCATACTGGTGGTCATACTGAACGGAATGAGACTTATCGGCTACAGGCTGAGATAGGGATGTCCCTGTCATCCCGAACGACCAACGGGAGGAGGGATCCCATCACGCAATCACCTCTCTGCCGACTATTTGCAAGATGGACCTGCGGGTACAGTAGATAAACACCGACCCTTGGGAACCGCACACAATGAAATAACAGGAGGAGACATAGAAATGAAGACAGCAACGATACAGCTTGAGCCGTTGGCCTGCCCGTCATGCGTGCAGAAGATAGAGAAAGCGGTCAAATCCTTCGACGGAGTGGAGCAGGAGAGTGTGCAGATAATGTTCAACTCCGGCAAGGTCAAGTTCGATTTCGACGACGAAAAGCTCGCCCTGGACGAGGTAGAGAAGGCCATCACCGGCCTCGGCTACGAGGTAAAGAAATCTCGGGCGAAATAGTAAAAAAACCGGCGGCACACGCCGCCAGCCTCGTCACATCCGCTTGCGTCTACGCCCCGCTGCCGATTCCCTCGAGGCCGGGGCGGTTTTTTTATCGTTATCCTCCTGTGTCCCTCAAGGGCGATCTGTCCCTCGTCCTGGAGCGCGGACTGCCTCCGGCTGAGGGTCTCCTGCGTGATGCCGAGGTGCGAGGCCAGGTCCCCCCCTCATCGCCGGCCCGGTAGATCATGTCGCCCTTCTTCAGGCTGCGAGACGAGACGATCTCGGCTATCTCCATCCGCTCCTCGCAGCTTAGCCCGGCGAAGATCGGCACTCGTTCGATGCAGCTCCCGCCGCTTTCGCGACTACTGCGGCATTTCATGCTACGTTCCCCTTTCGTACTCGGGATGACGGAGAAGGCTCATACCGAACACCCGAAGGGACGAGGGAAGGGCTCTCGTTATCTCAGCTATCCCCGATAAACCCCCGTTGCTCTTCGAAGAGCTCCAGGCATGCGTCCACCACTTCCGGTGAGTACAGCACGCCGCTCCCCTCCCTGATCTCCTTCAGGGCGGCCTCCAATCCCAGGGCCGGGCGGTAGGGGCGATGTGAGATCATCGCCTCCACGACGTCCGCCACTGCCAGGATGCGAGCCTCCGGCAGGATTCCCTCACCACTCAGGCCGAGCGGGTAGCCGGAGCCGTCGAGTCTCTCGTGGTGCTGGCGGGCTATCTCGGCGACCGGCCAGGGGAAGTCCACCTCCTTCAGGATATCGTAGCCTGACTGCGCGTGGCCCTTCACCAGCTCTAACTCGATGGGGGAGAGCTTTCCCGGCTTGCTGAGTATCTCGCCGGGGACCTCGATCTTGCCTATGTCGTGAACCAGGCCGGCGATGTGCAGCCCCTCACAGCGCTCCTCGTCCAGCCCGGTCCTTCTGCCTAGCTCGGCGGACAGGCTCGCGACACGCTCCTGGTGCTCTAAGGTATAGGGGTCCTTCTTGCCGACAATCTTGCCCATCGTCCTGATGACGTCGGTGAAGGTGGTATGTAGCGTGTCGTAGCCTTTTGCCAGCTCATATTCCGCTCTCTTGCGTTCCTCTGCCTCCCTGCGCGCCTCCTCGTACAGCTGTACGTTGTCGAGCGCAATAGAAGCAGCCGCGGCAAACTGGTCGATATGCTCCATGGCCTGCTCGTCGATTTTTTTTACCTCGTGGCGAAAGGCGAGAGTGATGAAGCCGAGAAGACGCTTCCCGCGGTGCAGGGGGATACCGATTACGGTCGTTATGTCCTTGAACTCCTCCCTGTCTGTCCGCCCCGGGTAGGTGCGGTAGTCGTCCACCACGACGCGCCTTCCCCCTCTTAACACCTCTCCGTGCAGGCCTTTGTCCGAGGCTCTGTGCGCCCCGACGAGCGGTTCGAACAGTCCCAGGGCGCACTTGACTCTCCTTGTTACGCCATCGTTGTCCATCACGCTGACCAGGCCGTCGGACGCACCTATGAACTCCGCTGACTTCGCGAGGATCTTCTTTATCAGAGAATCGGCATCGAGCTCCTCCATGAAGGCCATGGACATCTCGTGCAAGAGGGTCAGTCGCCCCTCTGTCTGTTTTCTGTCCGTTATGTCCATGAGGCAGGACTGGTAGAGGTGAGTGTTGCCTTTCTCATCGTAGTAAAAGGTCACGCGATCTTCCACCCAGTGCGCCCTCCCGTTGGCGTCGAGAATCCTATAGTCCATGACGAAAGAATCGGGTTTCTCCTCGAGCGCCTTGCGAAAGGCCTCGGACACTCGCTCCTTGTCCTCCTCGAACACAATCCAGTCGAATGGGGACTCCTCCATGACGATCTCAGGCATCGTGTACCCGTAGCGGTTAATATTGTCCGAGATGAAGTCGACGGGGCGGTTCTCCGATGCCTCGCCCCAGAGAATAATCAACGGGCTGTTCAAGATGACGCGGTTCAGATTGTCTGCTTCTCTTAGAGGCGCCATAGGTTATCCTCCCCTTTGTACTAAGCCTGGGCATGCTCCTTCTTGGCATCCCGAGCGAAGGCGAGGGATCTCGATTCATGAACGCCTTAAAACCGAGATCCCTCGGAAAAACGCCTCGGGATGACGACAGTCCTACCCTGCGGCCCTTGCCAGGGCCTCCTGCTCCTCGCTGGAGAAGATGCAGTCCAGGTCCAGGAAGATTATCAGCCTCTCATCCACCTTGGCCACTCCCCTGATGAAGTCGGAGCTTATCCCGCTTGAGACTATCGGCGGCGTGGGCTCAATGGCCTCGTTCGGGACTCTCAGTATCTCCGACACCGCGTCCACCAGTATGCCTATGTTCTGACCGGCCATGTTGACCACTATGATCCGCATTTCCGCGTCGTCGGTGCTGCTCTGCATCATGGTCATGAACTTCTTGTTCAGGTCCACTATGGGAACTATCACGCCTCTAAGGTTCACTATCCCCTCCACGAAGTCCATAGATTGGGGAATTGTGGTTATGTGCTGTATCTTGACTATCTCCCTGACGCTTGAGATGTCTATTCCGAACTCCTCGTTGCCGAGGCCGAATACCACCAGCTGCTGCTCAGCCATATCTCTTCCTCCTTCCGTGTCCTGCCCTCTACCCGGCGAATTGAACCGACTTGCCCTTGCCGCTGTTCAGCGGGACGAGGCCCGACTGTGAAGACTGGTCGTCGTCCTCGTCGTACTGGAAGGTGTTCACAAGAGAGCGCAGGTCGGCCGCCAGGCCGGACAGCTCCTCGGAGCCCTGCGCCACTCTCTCCGCGGAGGCTCCCACCTCGGCCATCTGGCCTCTGACGAGGTCCGCAGATGACGCGGAGTCGTTCACCCTGGAGGCTATGTTCTGCACCGCGCTCGCTATCTCCTCGCTGGACGCCGCCTGCTCCTCCGCGACAGCCGCCATGTCCTGAGTGCCCGAGGCTATCCTGGATAGAGCGTCCATCATTCGGTCTATCGTCTCGCGGGTCTCCTCGGCCAGGCCGCTTGACTCTATCGAATCCTTGGCGTTGGTTTCGGACGACGAGACGACATTGTCCAGATCCTTGGTGATTATCGCCGCCAGATCGGCTATCCTCTTCGCCGCCTCGTTGCTCTCCTCGGCGAGCTTGCGCACTTCCTCCGCGACGACCGCGAAGCCGCGTCCGGCCTCGCCCGCTCGGGCCGCCTCTATCGCGGCGTTCAGCGCCAGCAGGTTGGTCTGGTCGGCTATGCCGCCTATCTGGGCGACGAAGTTCTGTATCTCTCTCGCCCTGTCGCCGAGTTCGCGGACCTCCTTCGCGGACTGCTCCGCGTCCGCGGCGACCCTCCTAATGCTGTCGACCGCCCTGCCGACGGCCCTTACACCCTCGTCGCCCGCGCCTCTGGCCTGCTCGACCTCGCCGGCCATGTCGGTGCTCTTCTGAGCCGAGGACTGAGCGCCGCTCGCTACCTCTTCGACCGAGGCTGTGATCTCCTGAGTGGCCGCGGCCAAATTCTCCATCTGGGACGACACGTCGTCCACTCCGGCACGCGACTCCTCGACGCCGGCGTTGGACTCCTCCGCGAGAGCGGAGAACTCCTCTGAGGTCTCGCCCAGCCTGTTGGAAGCGCCTGCGACTCTTGCAACAAAGCTGCTCAACGCTTTCTCCATGCCTATGGTGCTCTCGACCATCTCTGCTATCTCGTTGTTCTTGTAGTTGACCAGCCAAGCTCTGGACTTGTCGAATCTCACGTCAAGCGCGGCTATTTTCTTCAATACGTCCATAATCGCTCTCAGCGGTCTGTTGATCGACCGTTCGATCAGGAGTCCCAGAAGCGCCCCCAGTATAACCGCCACCGCCGCTACGGCCAGAAGGAGCTTCCTGGCGGTTGCCATGCTGAGCTCGTTGCTCTTATTCGCCTCCTCGGCGTCCTCGATGCAGAAGTTGGTGAGGTCCCGTATGGCCGCTCTGTAACTATTATTGGCCTCGGTTACCTCATGCACGTAGATCTCATAAGCCTCGGCGTTTTTGTTTTCAAGCGCCAGCCTTACGACCTCGTTGCTGCTGCGGCGGAACTCGGTCAGGTGCATGTTCGCCTCCGCAAGCTTATCCCTCTCAAAGTCGTCAAGTTCGGAATCAGCGTAGTTCTTTAGGTTCACGTCGTTCAGCTCTCTCCGTCTGTCTATCTCCTCGACCAGGGCCTGTTTTTCCTTCTGGTCCTCCGTCAGCATCATGTTTAACTGGGACGCGATTATTGCCTGGAAATTTGTCCTCGAGTCGTTCA includes:
- a CDS encoding iron-sulfur cluster repair di-iron protein, ric — encoded protein: MTVANQAFTEAAAKHMETLKMYVPIVARVHGKEHPEFHEVKTIFDSMEKKLAGEAPDLAGEFEALRRITDDYAVPGDVCESYEAVYNMLSEMDRAYSA
- a CDS encoding metal-binding protein; the protein is MKTATIQLEPLACPSCVQKIEKAVKSFDGVEQESVQIMFNSGKVKFDFDDEKLALDEVEKAITGLGYEVKKSRAK
- a CDS encoding heavy metal translocating P-type ATPase produces the protein MQRYILARKNQIALICGVLIAVSFAAHLGFLDEWIALWGLVSASVLGVAPIAIQAFQSLRFRVVSIDVLVTVAVSGAFFIRNFEESAIVTFLFLFGAYLEQRTLNKTRAAIKELTEMAPESALKLLESGEYEEVDVDEVDIGDVLLVKTGDKIPVDGTVLSGEGSINEASITGESLPVEKEKGSGVFAGTILDNGTLQIVADRVGEDTTFGRIIELVEEAQDSKSEAERFIDRFAKYYTPAVLALAIIVWLVSRNIELAITILVLGCPGALVIGVPVSNVAGIGNGARHGVLLKGSEVISDFSRLDTMIFDKTGTLTMGNPSVAERLHYGEDVERALGCLASVERESGHPLAKAVLAEIGETTFFPVENTEVIKGGGITANVDGSRVAVGNVALMEREGVHIGAEAAADIARIEANGSSLVLASVDGELKVLMGVKDRIRPGVKEHLQKLKRLGVKNLVMLSGDNQGTVDSVSRELGLTEAHGNMLPEDKAAYVKRLIEEGRIVAFVGDGVNDSPSLALAQIGIAMGGGTDVAIETSDVVLMNSDFGRLPHALGLTKATARNMRQNIYIAVGVVLFLLAALIYSEWMNMSIGMLVHEGSILVVILNGMRLIGYRLR
- a CDS encoding helix-turn-helix domain-containing protein; translated protein: MASHLGITQETLSRRQSALQDEGQIALEGHRRITIKKPPRPRGNRQRGVDASGCDEAGGVCRRFFYYFARDFFTS
- a CDS encoding FAD-dependent oxidoreductase; the encoded protein is MESFDVVITGAGPAGLKCAETLGGSGLDVLVLEREDVLGRKVCAGGLTLRCLNYLEPPESLLERSFDSVLLYNRGRRLRLRGEGVLMATASRRALGEWQLSKLERFSNVEVRTGACVTSVGKDHVVAGEERIGFRYLVGADGSSSIVRRSLGIRPRRVAVGIQYTLPGVVLRPDVELHCNSSLFNARFAWIFPHGDSTVVGCGSDFRVCPVGRMRENLDRWLREQGIDASGSPLEAAPMNQDYQGHRFGNIFLVGDAGGFIFGLSGEGIYPALVSGREAACCILDPLHRDVEISKLLAIKERQENKLQRLMDSGRLMGLFISLSLAALRISSFRNRALDALVGETRAGAAPRDDISSHPERPAGGGIPH
- a CDS encoding chemotaxis protein CheW, yielding MAEQQLVVFGLGNEEFGIDISSVREIVKIQHITTIPQSMDFVEGIVNLRGVIVPIVDLNKKFMTMMQSSTDDAEMRIIVVNMAGQNIGILVDAVSEILRVPNEAIEPTPPIVSSGISSDFIRGVAKVDERLIIFLDLDCIFSSEEQEALARAAG
- a CDS encoding HD domain-containing protein, with translation MAPLREADNLNRVILNSPLIILWGEASENRPVDFISDNINRYGYTMPEIVMEESPFDWIVFEEDKERVSEAFRKALEEKPDSFVMDYRILDANGRAHWVEDRVTFYYDEKGNTHLYQSCLMDITDRKQTEGRLTLLHEMSMAFMEELDADSLIKKILAKSAEFIGASDGLVSVMDNDGVTRRVKCALGLFEPLVGAHRASDKGLHGEVLRGGRRVVVDDYRTYPGRTDREEFKDITTVIGIPLHRGKRLLGFITLAFRHEVKKIDEQAMEHIDQFAAAASIALDNVQLYEEARREAEERKRAEYELAKGYDTLHTTFTDVIRTMGKIVGKKDPYTLEHQERVASLSAELGRRTGLDEERCEGLHIAGLVHDIGKIEVPGEILSKPGKLSPIELELVKGHAQSGYDILKEVDFPWPVAEIARQHHERLDGSGYPLGLSGEGILPEARILAVADVVEAMISHRPYRPALGLEAALKEIREGSGVLYSPEVVDACLELFEEQRGFIGDS